A single region of the Malus sylvestris chromosome 8, drMalSylv7.2, whole genome shotgun sequence genome encodes:
- the LOC126633125 gene encoding UDP-glucuronate:xylan alpha-glucuronosyltransferase 2-like — translation MMEGYAGLKKMMKATPSKAALVIRINLVFIAFFFMVYAALLLQPSSSIYYENAASLIRCSLLECHHKVDNGAKIKEPVLEEIKDNKSRPKANMSKLEVPSFLNETMGKGMKIGMVNMDENDLSEWDKHGKTIPIRFDQVSDNFKWDDLFPEWIDEEEESDVPTCPEIPMPDFQIYEKMDMVVAKLPCKYPEEGWRREVFRLQVHLIAANLAVRKGRRDWNRKTTKVVFWSTCRPMLEIFRCKDLVKQEGDWWLFEPDTARLRQKVSLPIGTCNLALPLWGQQGIDQVYDLTKIRSTTNKPKREAYVTVLHSSDMYVCGAITLARSLLKTGTKRDLVLLLDNSISAPKREALSAAGWKLHVIERIRNPRAENGTYNEYNYSKFRLWQLTEYDKIIFIDADIIVLRNLDLLFHFPQMSATGNDVYIFNSGIMVIEPSNCTFQFLMDHRSDIVSYNGGDQGYLNEVFVWWHRLPRRVNFLKNFWANTTSERTVKDELFGADPPKLYTIHYLGWKPWLCYRDYDCNWDVADQLVYASDVAHERWWRFHDGMEEGLQKFCGLTKIRKNDLNWERRKARKLGFPNGHWKIKIKDPRQKHVVA, via the exons ATGATGGAAGGATATGCTGGTCTTAAAAAGATGATGAAGGCCACACCTTCTAAAGCTGCTTTGGTGATTCGAATCAACTTggtttttattgctttctttttCATGGTGTATGCTGCCCTTCTTCTCCAGCCATCCTCCTCCATATACTATGAGAATGCAGCTTCTCTTATTAGGTGCTCATTGCTAGAGTGCCATCACAAG GTGGACAATGGAGCTAAGATCAAGGAGCCTGTATTGGAGGAGATTAAAGACAATAAATCAAGGCCTAAAGCCAATATGAGCAAGCTAGAGGTGCCAAGCTTTTTGAATGAAACAATGGGAAAAGGGATGAAAATTGGCATGGTAAATATGGATGAGAATGATTTGAGTGAATGGGATAAGCATGGAAAGACCATTCCAATCCGTTTCGATCAGGTTTCAGATAACTTCAAATGGGATGATTTATTTCCTGAGTGGAtcgacgaagaagaagagagtgacGTCCCAACTTGCCCGGAGATACCGATGCCAGATTTCCAAATTTACGAGAAGATGGACATGGTGgttgccaaattgccgtgcaaGTATCCAGAAGAAGGGTGGAGGAGGGAGGTGTTTAGGCTCCAAGTTCATCTTATAGCGGCTAATTTGGCAGTGAGGAAAGGAAGGAGGGATTGGAATAGGAAGACAACTAAAGTGGTGTTTTGGAGCACGTGTAGGCCAATGCTCGAAATATTTAGGTGTAAAGATTTGGTGAAACAGGAAGGGGATTGGTGGTTGTTTGAGCCAGATACGGCTAGGTTGCGGCAAAAGGTATCATTGCCAATTGGCACTTGCAATTTGGCTTTGCCTCTATGGGGACAACAAG GAATAGATCAAGTGTATGATCTGACAAAAATTCGAAGCACAACAAACAAACCCAAACGAGAAGCCTACGTCACAGTCCTCCACTCCTCCGACATGTACGTTTGTGGCGCTATAACCCTAGCGAGGAGTCTACTCAAAACCGGCACCAAACGCGACCTTGTCCTCCTCCTAGACAACTCCATCTCCGCCCCCAAGCGTGAAGCTCTCTCAGCCGCCGGCTGGAAGCTCCACGTCATTGAACGAATCAGAAACCCTAGAGCTGAAAATGGTACCTACAACGAGTACAACTACAGCAAGTTCCGACTATGGCAGCTCACTGAATATGATAAAATCATCTTTATCGACGCCGACATTATCGTCCTCCGAAACCTCGACCTTCTCTTCCACTTCCCACAAATGTCAGCCACCGGTAACGACGTTTACATCTTCAACTCCGGCATCATGGTCATCGAGCCCTCCAACTGCACATTCCAGTTTTTGATGGACCACCGAAGCGACATTGTTTCTTACAACGGTGGCGATCAGGGCTACCTCAACGAGGTCTTCGTGTGGTGGCACCGGCTGCCGCGGAGGGTGAACTTTTTGAAGAATTTTTGGGCGAACACGACAAGCGAGAGGACGGTTAAGGATGAGCTATTTGGGGCGGACCCACCGAAGCTCTATACAATACATTACTTGGGATGGAAGCCATGGCTTTGTTATAGGGATTATGATTGCAATTGGGATGTGGCGGACCAACTTGTCTACGCTAGTGACGTAGCGCACGAGCGGTGGTGGAGGTTTCACGACGGCATGGAGGAGGGGTTGCAGAAGTTTTGTGGGCTGACGAAGATAAGGAAGAATGATCTGAACTGGGAACGAAGAAAGGCGAGAAAGTTAGGGTTTCCGAATGGGCATTGGAAGATCAAAATCAAAGACCCTAGACAGAAACACGTGGTGGCATAG
- the LOC126633126 gene encoding protein TIC 22, chloroplastic isoform X2 — MESPKPYPRSNPLLSLSTFIHQHCLCLGAELSTRLEDTKRLVGTIAGNFAPAATRRMRSAPVSPPFAWLAQSNHALAATLSSDHVAKSLAGTAVYTVSNSNNEFVLISDPNEAKSIGLLCFRHEEAEAFLAQVRSRRELRSAAKVVPITLDQVYMLKVEGIAFRFLPDPVQIRNALELKSADRSAFDGVPVFQSDLLVMKKKNKRYCPIYFTKEDIEKELSKVSRASRGPGVSQHIMVGSLEDVLRKMESSEKNSGWEDLIFIPPGKSYSQHIQDVVKP, encoded by the exons atGGAGTCCCCAAAGCCCTACCCGCGCTCAAACCCTCTGCTATCGCTCTCCACCTTCATACACCAGCACTGCCTCTGCCTCGGCGCCGAGCTCTCCACCCGCCTCGAAGACACCAAGCGGCTAGTCGGAACCATAGCAGGCAACTTCGCGCCGGCGGCGACCAGGCGCATGCGTTCGGCGCCGGTTTCTCCTCCCTTCGCGTGGCTGGCTCAGAGCAATCACGCTCTGGCCGCTACCCTCAGCTCTGACCACGTGGCGAAGAGCCTGGCCGGGACGGCCGTATATACGGTTAGCAATTCGAACAATGAGTTCGTGCTCATCTCTGATCCCAATGAGGCCAAGTCCATTGGATTGCTTTGCTTTCGGCACGAAGAGGCCGAAGCATTCCTCGCTCAA GTTCGATCGAGGAGAGAATTACGAAGTGCGGCTAAAGTTGTCCCGATTACTCTTGACCAG GTGTACATGCTGAAGGTTGAAGGAATTGCATTCAGGTTTCTGCCTGACCCAGTTCAAATAAGGAATGCACTTGAG CTCAAATCCGCTGACAGGAGTGCATTTGATGGAGTTCCTGTTTTTCAG TCCGACCTTCTGGttatgaagaagaaaaacaagcgtTACTGCCCAATATATTTCACCAAG GAAGATATTGAAAAAGAATTGTCAAAGGTATCCAGAGCATCCAGAGGACCAGGGGTTTCTCAACATATAATG GTTGGcagtttggaagatgttttgagaAAAATGGAG TCAAGTGAAAAGAATTCAGGCTGGGAAGACCTGATTTTCATTCCACCGGGAAAAAGCTATTCGCAGCACATTCAAGATGTGGTGAAACCCTGA
- the LOC126633126 gene encoding protein TIC 22, chloroplastic isoform X1 has product MESPKPYPRSNPLLSFSTFIHQRCLRLGAELSTRLEDTKRLAGTIAGNFAPPASRRMRSAPVSPPFAWLAQSNHALAATLSSDHVAKSLAGTAVYTVSNSNNEFVLISDPNEAKSIGLLCFRHEDAEAFLAQVRSRRELRSAAKVVPITLDQVYMLKVEGIAFRFLPDPVQIRNALELKSADRSAFDGVPVFQSDLLVMKKKNKRYCPIYFTKEDIEKELSKVSRASRGPGVSQHIMVGSLEDVLRKMESSEKNSGWEDLIFIPPGKSYSQHIQDVVKP; this is encoded by the exons ATGGAGTCCCCAAAGCCCTACCCGCGCTCAAACCCTCTGCTATCGTTCTCCACCTTCATACACCAGCGCTGCCTCCGCCTCGGCGCTGAGCTCTCCACCCGCCTCGAAGACACCAAGCGGCTCGCCGGAACCATAGCAGGCAACTTCGCGCCGCCGGCGAGCAGGCGCATGCGCTCGGCGCCGGTTTCTCCTCCCTTCGCGTGGCTGGCTCAGAGTAATCACGCTCTGGCCGCTACCCTCAGCTCTGACCACGTGGCGAAGAGCCTGGCCGGGACGGCCGTATATACGGTTAGCAATTCGAACAATGAGTTCGTGCTCATCTCTGATCCCAATGAGGCCAAGTCCATTGGATTGCTTTGCTTTCGGCACGAAGATGCCGAAGCATTCCTCGCTCAA GTTCGATCGAGGAGAGAATTACGAAGTGCGGCTAAAGTTGTCCCGATTACTCTTGACCAG GTGTACATGCTGAAGGTTGAAGGAATTGCATTCAGGTTTCTGCCTGACCCAGTTCAAATAAGGAATGCACTTGAG CTCAAATCCGCTGACAGGAGTGCATTTGATGGAGTTCCTGTTTTTCAG TCCGACCTTCTGGttatgaagaagaaaaacaagcgtTACTGCCCAATATATTTCACCAAG GAAGATATTGAAAAAGAATTGTCAAAGGTATCCAGAGCATCCAGAGGACCAGGGGTTTCTCAACATATAATG GTTGGcagtttggaagatgttttgagaAAAATGGAG TCAAGTGAAAAGAATTCAGGCTGGGAAGACCTGATTTTCATTCCACCGGGAAAAAGCTATTCGCAGCACATTCAAGATGTGGTGAAACCCTGA